The following DNA comes from Miscanthus floridulus complete chloroplast genome, cultivar PI295762.
GTGAACCAAAAAAGTTTGGGTAGAGCCGGATCTAAGTGTTGGCTAGGTAAACGCCCCGTAGTAAGAGGGGTAGTTATGAACCCTGTGGACCACCCCCATGGGGGTGGTGAAGGGAAAGCCCCCATTGGTAGAAAAAAACCCACAACCCCTTGGGGTTATCCTGCGCTTGGAAGAAGAACTAGGAAAAGGAAAAAATATAGTGATAGTTTTATTCTTCGTCGCCGTAAGTAAATACGTAACTAGGAATATGGAAAATTGCATTTTTGGAAATTGCAATAATGCGATGGGCGAACGACGGGAATTGAACCCGCGCATGGTGGATTCACAATCCACTGCCTTGATCCACTTGGCTACATCCGCCCCTTATCCAGCTAAAGGATTTT
Coding sequences within:
- the orf74 gene encoding hypothetical protein 74 (Putative protein product originally identified in NCo 310 cultivar, also present in Zea mays and Oryza sativa), which translates into the protein MENCIFGNCNNAMGERRELNPRMVDSQSTALIHLATSAPYPAKGFSLFSIHYYSIYSDLHTSIEIVDIGCHSLK